In Chthoniobacterales bacterium, a single window of DNA contains:
- a CDS encoding IS3 family transposase has product MVSPVQKKAAVEMVVCMGLCKRHRACRTLGLSRSTAYYRRLASPHKLAQEGLVEEVSRRWPCLGYEKVTAIVRHEHGEVINRKRVARIRRQRGLLASRGHGGKRRRVRPGLALRCSASRPDEVWSYDFIQDSTADGGAVRILSIIDEYTRECLLLRAARSFPSRRVIDALEEVMVCSGRKPQYIRSDNGPEFVAKSVQKWLGQAQVGPRYIEPGAPWENAHVESFHAQVRLELLDRELFFNLREVNAATGNYAYEYNFKRPHGSLGKRPRAWPRSANFRSGLRPALQFALEMFP; this is encoded by the coding sequence ATGGTAAGCCCCGTGCAGAAGAAAGCGGCCGTGGAGATGGTCGTCTGCATGGGGCTGTGCAAACGTCACCGTGCCTGCCGGACTCTGGGTTTGAGTCGTTCGACGGCCTATTACCGCCGGTTGGCCTCGCCGCATAAGCTGGCACAGGAGGGATTGGTCGAGGAGGTCTCACGCCGGTGGCCCTGCCTTGGCTACGAGAAGGTGACGGCCATCGTGCGCCATGAGCACGGAGAAGTGATCAACCGCAAGCGGGTGGCCCGGATCAGACGGCAACGCGGGCTATTGGCTTCAAGAGGCCATGGCGGCAAGCGTCGCCGGGTTCGTCCTGGTCTGGCCCTGCGCTGCAGTGCGAGTCGGCCCGACGAGGTCTGGAGCTACGACTTTATCCAAGACAGCACAGCCGATGGCGGCGCAGTGCGCATCCTCTCGATCATCGACGAATACACCCGCGAATGCTTGTTGCTCAGAGCGGCGCGCAGCTTCCCGTCCAGGAGAGTCATCGACGCCTTGGAAGAGGTCATGGTCTGCAGCGGTCGCAAGCCGCAATACATCCGCAGTGACAACGGGCCGGAGTTCGTGGCCAAGTCCGTTCAAAAGTGGCTGGGACAAGCCCAAGTCGGACCGCGATACATCGAGCCCGGAGCGCCGTGGGAAAACGCCCATGTGGAAAGCTTCCATGCCCAAGTGCGCTTGGAACTGCTGGATCGCGAACTCTTCTTCAACCTGCGCGAAGTCAATGCCGCCACCGGCAATTACGCCTACGAATACAACTTCAAACGACCGCACGGCAGCTTGGGAAAAAGACCCCGAGCCTGGCCGCG